One stretch of Pseudochaenichthys georgianus unplaced genomic scaffold, fPseGeo1.2 scaffold_1294_arrow_ctg1, whole genome shotgun sequence DNA includes these proteins:
- the LOC139433214 gene encoding uncharacterized protein, protein MAAKRSRAETGNTKSNLMQKHLYRPSSLKYPLVKALLAKYLLVKALLAKYLLVKALLAKYLLVKALLAKYPLVKALLAKYPLVKALLAKYPLVKALLAKYPLVKALLAKYPLVKAQLAKYPLVKALLAKYPLVKALLAKYPLVKALLVKYPLVKALLAKYPLVKALLVKYPLVKAMLVSTGVGGVMEDRRWKLGAPGARWKQK, encoded by the exons ATGGCGGCAAAACGAAGCAGAGCcgaaacaggaaacacaaagTCAAATCTCATGCAGAAACACCTGTACAG GCCCAGCTCGCTAAAGTACCCGCTCGTTAAGGCCCTGCTCGCTAAGTACCTGCTCGTTAAGGCCCTGCTCGCTAAGTACCTGCTCGTTAAGGCCCTGCTCGCTAAGTACCTGCTCGTTAAGGCCCTGCTCGCTAAGTACCCGCTCGTTAAGGCCCTGCTCGCTAAGTACCCGCTCGTTAAGGCCCTGCTCGCTAAGTACCCGCTCGTTAAGGCCCTGCTCGCTAAGTACCCGCTCGTTAAGGCCCTGCTCGCTAAGTACCCGCTCGTTAAGGCCCAGCTCGCTAAGTACCCGCTCGTTAAGGCCCTGCTCGCTAAGTACCCGCTCGTTAAGGCCCTGCTCGCTAAGTACCCGCTCGTTAAGGCCCTGCTCGTTAAATACCCGCTCGTTAAGGCCCTGCTCGCTAAGTACCCGCTCGTTAAGGCCCTGCTCGTTAAATACCCGCTCGTTAAGGCCATGCTCGTTAGCACAGGTGTGGGGGGGGTGATGGAAGATCGCAGGTGGAAGCTCGGGGCTCCCGGAGCCCGATGGAAGCAGAAATGA